The DNA sequence TAAACAAAGAATTTTCCCGATTCATCGGTAGCATGGAACGCTAAGCGCAGGCCGCCGCGGTTTACAAACAGATAGCCCTCCAGACCGGCGCACGCCGCGCTTGGAGACGTCGCGCCGGCGGCCACCGGTTTATAAATGGTCGCCGGATAACAGCCGGCCAGGACGGCCATCCAACAAATGGAGAAGGCGACAGACAGCCGCTTCCGAATCAAAAACATCATGGATGAACCTCCCCGGTTCCGCAGCCACATCCGATGGGTCGCCCGATTCATTCCTCATAATTTTCGACGATATTCGGCGGACGCACCGCGGCGTTATCGGGATTTTTTCCCACGTCGCGCAGTGCGCGGCGCTGCCGGAGCAGATCCCAGCATTGGTCCAATTCGACCTCCAAATGACGCAAGCGTTGCTTGTCCTTTTCACTCAGATCGTTATTCCGATAGAGCGCTTCTTCCGCGGCGATCAGTTTCCGGATATGGTGAAGCACTTTAACGTCTTCCATCGATGCCCTCCTTGTTTAATTGGATGCCAGCTCCCAAGACCCGGGCCTAATGATGAACCTTTGCGGTCAGCCAAAATGTTATTATCTCAAAACGACGGAGGAAATCAAGATTCCGAACAGCCGCAAGAGACCCGCCACAATATAGACGGGGCAATGGAGCCCGCAGGCCGCCACGCCCGCCTAATCGTTGTAGCGCCGGCGAAGCGCAACGGGAGCCCCCCCGCGCGGTCGCATCCGGAGGTTCAGCATCTCCACGATCACCGAAAAGGCCATGGCGAAGTAGATGTACCCTTTGGGAATGTGCATCTCCAGTCCGTCCCCGATCAACGCCACGCCGATCAGTATCAGAAAGCTCAACGCCAACATCCGCACCGTGGGGTGTCGGTGCACAAACCGGCTGATGGCCTCCGAGAGCATCATCATGACGATCACGGCCAGGACGATCGCGGCCACCATCACACCCAACCGGCCGGACATCCCGATGGCCGTGATGACGGAGTCCAGAGAAAACACGAGATCGATCAGAATGATCTGAACGATCACGGTGGCAAAGGCGGCTTTGACTTTGACCGAAGCGTTTC is a window from the Nitrospiria bacterium genome containing:
- a CDS encoding DUF2630 family protein, with the translated sequence MEDVKVLHHIRKLIAAEEALYRNNDLSEKDKQRLRHLEVELDQCWDLLRQRRALRDVGKNPDNAAVRPPNIVENYEE
- a CDS encoding TerC family protein; this encodes MDWITDPEIWIGLATLTALEIVLGIDNIVFISILVGKLPARRQREARILGLALAMLMRILLLFTLVWLMRLTSPLFSVLTQSVSGRDLILIAGGLFLIWKSTMEIHENLEGPERNASVKVKAAFATVIVQIILIDLVFSLDSVITAIGMSGRLGVMVAAIVLAVIVMMMLSEAISRFVHRHPTVRMLALSFLILIGVALIGDGLEMHIPKGYIYFAMAFSVIVEMLNLRMRPRGGAPVALRRRYND